In Leptolyngbya sp. SIO1E4, one DNA window encodes the following:
- the nrtS gene encoding nitrate/nitrite transporter NrtS, with translation MMRMALRVALIVGTILFIINHGASLLQGKMTAGRWASALLTYCVPYGVSIHGQYMAQHRRSL, from the coding sequence ATGATGAGGATGGCCCTCCGAGTCGCTTTAATCGTCGGCACGATTCTCTTCATCATTAATCATGGCGCATCCCTCCTCCAGGGGAAAATGACTGCAGGACGCTGGGCGTCAGCGCTGCTTACTTACTGCGTTCCTTATGGAGTCAGCATTCACGGCCAGTACATGGCCCAACACCGACGCTCACTCTAA
- a CDS encoding NAD-binding protein produces the protein MTSGNRSDHPFSLFHRDHILVCGLGSLGQHCVANLKTFGVTVHAIELAAPIRWEIPNLPNLIDTLVIGDCRQSDVLDQAGVRHCRAVLIVTTNERVNLEAALSARVLNPNIRLVVRSEKQNLNDLLEQQLQNFIAFEPTQLAAPAFALEALGEEMIGFFEIEHHQFRVVKRTIHSQHRWCDSRRVHEINNRDRRVLRYLKAEIAKLTPEEQATQLEHPYSPSAQFYTWLPNSVVQCGDVMVTVEAESDEGVGALPQYAPRPARGQWPQFRQVLANWQRWNPRQAIAQFWRSSYEHQIRRVVLLCGVAVVSLCLIGTVLMVLTGVAPTLADAFYATVVLLLGGYGDLFSEFSLTVPIPWWLRFFSLCLTLTGTAFIGVLYALLTEKLLALKFKFSAKRPPIPEKGHVVVIWLGRVGRQVVQILQDLKQPVVGITSQTIDSDVLPHMPLMTGRIGDALENANLPTAKSIVAVSDDEIQNLELGLMAYRVNPYSRLIIRTYDQLFTDKVAQLFPDAQVLCASALSAEAFAGAAFGENVIGLFRLYSQTVLVTQYEVETDDTLNGLILGEVAYGYGVVPIWYQPHGRAPKIMPSDDTKLQVGDRLVVLGTIRGLRRIEQSDLAPKQWQVRVLDAKAADARFEGGLEIARITGCDIGQAHAVMNNLPAIFPHRLYLHQALRLVRRLSRLRVNAELLPLKDRVGSEVP, from the coding sequence ATGACGAGTGGAAACCGGTCAGATCACCCGTTTTCGTTGTTCCATCGAGATCACATCTTGGTGTGTGGGCTGGGCAGCCTGGGTCAACATTGTGTGGCTAATTTAAAGACCTTTGGGGTGACGGTTCATGCGATAGAACTGGCTGCTCCAATTCGCTGGGAAATTCCGAACCTCCCCAACCTGATTGACACCCTGGTCATTGGGGACTGCCGCCAATCTGATGTATTGGATCAAGCGGGAGTTCGCCATTGCCGAGCTGTGCTCATCGTAACGACTAACGAACGCGTTAACTTAGAAGCTGCCCTGAGCGCCAGGGTTTTAAATCCGAATATTCGCCTGGTGGTGCGCTCAGAAAAGCAAAATCTGAACGACTTGCTAGAGCAGCAACTGCAGAATTTTATTGCCTTCGAACCCACTCAACTGGCGGCTCCGGCGTTTGCCTTAGAAGCCTTGGGCGAAGAAATGATTGGTTTCTTTGAGATTGAGCATCACCAATTTCGGGTCGTGAAGCGTACCATTCACAGCCAGCACCGCTGGTGTGACAGCCGCAGAGTCCATGAGATTAACAACCGCGATCGCCGGGTTCTCCGCTACCTCAAAGCTGAGATCGCTAAGCTGACCCCAGAAGAACAAGCGACTCAGTTAGAGCATCCCTACAGCCCCTCAGCGCAGTTCTACACTTGGTTGCCAAACTCAGTGGTGCAATGTGGGGATGTGATGGTTACCGTTGAAGCTGAGTCTGATGAAGGCGTGGGTGCGCTGCCGCAATATGCGCCCCGTCCTGCCCGAGGGCAATGGCCGCAGTTCCGGCAGGTGCTGGCAAACTGGCAAAGGTGGAATCCGCGTCAGGCGATCGCTCAATTCTGGCGTTCCAGCTACGAACATCAAATTCGTCGAGTTGTGCTTCTCTGCGGTGTGGCGGTGGTGTCCCTTTGTCTGATTGGCACTGTGTTGATGGTGCTGACTGGGGTCGCACCAACGCTAGCCGATGCCTTTTACGCCACCGTTGTCTTGCTACTTGGCGGCTATGGTGATTTATTTAGCGAGTTCTCACTCACGGTTCCCATTCCTTGGTGGTTACGCTTCTTTAGTCTCTGTCTGACGCTGACTGGAACTGCCTTTATTGGAGTGCTTTATGCCCTCTTGACGGAGAAACTCCTGGCGCTCAAATTTAAGTTTTCAGCTAAACGCCCTCCCATTCCAGAGAAAGGCCATGTCGTGGTGATTTGGTTAGGCCGTGTGGGGCGCCAGGTCGTACAGATATTACAAGATCTTAAGCAGCCAGTTGTCGGCATTACCAGCCAAACCATTGACTCTGATGTGTTGCCCCACATGCCGCTCATGACTGGGCGGATTGGGGATGCGCTGGAGAACGCCAACTTACCAACCGCTAAGAGCATCGTTGCAGTCAGCGATGATGAAATTCAAAACCTCGAACTGGGCTTAATGGCCTATCGCGTGAATCCATACAGTCGCCTGATTATTCGGACCTATGATCAGCTGTTTACTGACAAAGTTGCCCAACTGTTTCCGGATGCGCAGGTCCTGTGTGCATCGGCATTGTCGGCTGAGGCATTTGCTGGCGCTGCATTTGGAGAAAATGTCATAGGTTTATTTCGACTGTATTCTCAGACGGTTCTGGTGACACAGTATGAGGTAGAAACGGATGACACGCTCAATGGCCTGATATTGGGTGAGGTCGCCTACGGGTATGGGGTGGTTCCTATCTGGTATCAGCCCCATGGTAGGGCGCCAAAAATCATGCCCTCAGACGATACGAAGCTGCAGGTGGGCGATCGCCTCGTGGTGCTAGGCACAATTCGTGGCTTACGCCGGATCGAGCAAAGCGATCTCGCCCCCAAACAGTGGCAGGTACGCGTGTTAGATGCCAAAGCTGCAGATGCCAGGTTTGAAGGCGGCCTTGAAATTGCCCGCATCACAGGCTGTGACATTGGCCAAGCCCATGCCGTGATGAACAACCTGCCCGCTATTTTTCCTCACCGACTCTATCTCCATCAAGCGTTGAGGCTGGTGAGGCGCCTGAGTCGTTTGCGGGTTAACGCTGAACTGCTGCCGCTCAAAGATCGGGTAGGCAGCGAGGTGCCATAG
- a CDS encoding CHAT domain-containing protein, with the protein MAQIGFTAIAGTTALFLTALGTSPAAADGISPANDGTGTQVNRIGNDHAITGGTPSADTHNLFHSFSDFNLLTGETATFLTDPAIQNILSRITGSNPSLIDGLLQVSGSDANLFLINPSGILLGPNSALNLQGSFTAITADQVNFATGTFGTVGTPDYAALVGNPQSFSFTANSPGSVVNAGTLSVLPGESVVLVGGQVLNTGTITTPGGTVIISAVDGNSLVRIAQEGLLLNLEVATLPDSPQATLLPFTPTTLPELLTGNAIGEAAGVTVNPDGSITLTESEVALPAEPGTAIVSGTLDASGEDFGGQLTVLGDTIGLLAATLETSGDRSGGTIRVGGEYKGEGPLPTAAITFVDGASTLIADALVQGDGGRIIVWSDQTTRSYGSLSARGGTAGGNGGFVETSSLGFLETTGAPDVGAPNGQGGTWLIDPFDIEIGFFTTTGFPNNNNPFVAESGPAQLDWGDIEAAFGTTPGVRVTVSTGVGGGDNGDITVVDGVDLAGVPADANLEFRAAGDIEIIPELTSSGGVSFDFEADTDNNGSGQIRIDNLLETQGGNILLQGADAGAAPAIDVRAPLRSNGGDISLLSRDSDIQITSLDAGGGAISIITPGLIRVTDTPSILTTGGAEITLEHGGSGATPFTVGDSATNGTAAGISNGANTVPFQAFSGTVSFGNIEIRTDTPNNDPGPSDIPDNFDPDEVDCFGGCDDFGAEPGGEDFSGGGFEEDFEFEEGGRDGFRDEERSEGRDNGFRDEEFDDGRGDDDGFRDEDRGDDDFRDEERGDDDFRDEERDEEPDEARGEEDLRDEGFRGGRGEDFEEISYDEWAFDDRFYADEFVNHFNLPVIPEPDFETSQGTLRSLTETVGTPPALVYARFRPAGSGTVARQPFLKQAQRFNPQPTDVLELVLVTPDSQPKRITVPSATREKVLAAVRQLQIELTDRTRRRRTTYLQPAQRLYSWLVTPLEDNLETEAVGHVSFIMAAGLRSLPLAALHDGEQFIIEKYSVGLMPSLALTDTRYSDLRQAPVLAMGASEFTDQPDLPAVPFELRTIVGQLRQGERSLNETFTPQTLISLRQASGYPVLHLATHGEFRAGGPDNSYIQFWNQRLGLDQLRQLQLNDPPLDLLVMSACRTALGDTAAELGFAGLAVQAGVKSALATLWQVSDLETAGLMAEFYTQLNQQPYKAEALRQAQLAMLRGEVTVVDGKLTWNGGSQPLPAELTDLRFGNIQHPYYWAAFTLVGSPW; encoded by the coding sequence ATGGCACAAATCGGTTTCACCGCGATCGCAGGCACCACTGCCCTCTTCCTGACAGCCCTGGGAACATCCCCCGCTGCTGCAGACGGCATCTCCCCCGCCAATGACGGCACTGGCACCCAGGTCAACCGCATCGGTAATGACCATGCCATTACCGGCGGCACCCCTTCAGCCGATACCCACAACCTCTTCCACAGCTTTTCTGACTTCAATTTGCTCACGGGGGAAACCGCCACCTTCCTCACTGACCCCGCCATCCAAAACATCCTCAGTCGCATCACGGGCAGCAATCCTTCCCTCATTGATGGCCTCCTTCAGGTCAGTGGCTCTGACGCCAATCTGTTTCTTATCAACCCTAGCGGCATTCTCTTGGGCCCTAACTCTGCCCTCAATCTGCAAGGTTCTTTTACCGCCATCACCGCTGACCAGGTTAACTTTGCCACTGGCACCTTCGGCACCGTTGGCACCCCTGACTATGCCGCTTTAGTCGGCAACCCCCAGAGCTTTAGCTTCACTGCCAACTCCCCGGGCAGCGTGGTCAATGCCGGCACGTTGAGCGTTTTGCCGGGGGAATCGGTCGTGCTGGTGGGGGGGCAAGTGCTCAACACGGGTACTATCACCACCCCTGGAGGCACAGTCATTATCAGCGCCGTAGACGGCAATAGCCTGGTTCGCATTGCTCAGGAAGGGTTGCTGCTCAACTTAGAGGTGGCTACTCTGCCAGACAGTCCTCAGGCAACCCTCCTCCCCTTTACTCCTACCACGCTACCGGAACTGCTCACGGGGAATGCCATTGGCGAAGCTGCTGGGGTCACCGTCAATCCAGACGGTAGCATCACCCTCACTGAATCGGAGGTAGCCCTACCCGCTGAACCAGGAACCGCGATCGTTAGCGGCACGCTAGATGCCAGTGGTGAAGACTTCGGGGGTCAATTAACTGTGCTAGGCGACACCATTGGGCTCCTCGCCGCGACGCTAGAAACCTCTGGCGATCGGAGCGGTGGCACAATTCGCGTAGGGGGAGAGTATAAAGGCGAAGGCCCTCTGCCAACCGCCGCTATCACCTTTGTTGATGGGGCATCGACGTTGATTGCCGATGCCCTGGTGCAGGGTGACGGCGGCCGCATCATTGTGTGGTCAGACCAGACAACCCGCAGCTACGGCAGTCTCAGTGCCCGGGGCGGGACAGCAGGCGGGAACGGTGGTTTTGTAGAAACCAGTAGCTTAGGCTTCCTGGAGACGACAGGGGCACCCGATGTCGGGGCTCCGAATGGACAAGGCGGCACCTGGCTGATTGATCCCTTTGATATTGAGATTGGCTTTTTTACCACGACTGGGTTCCCCAATAACAACAATCCTTTTGTCGCCGAAAGCGGCCCCGCACAGCTGGACTGGGGAGATATTGAAGCAGCCTTTGGCACTACTCCAGGGGTGAGGGTGACGGTTTCAACCGGTGTTGGGGGCGGCGACAACGGCGATATTACTGTCGTGGATGGAGTCGATCTGGCTGGGGTTCCAGCCGATGCCAACCTGGAGTTCCGGGCCGCAGGGGATATTGAAATCATCCCCGAGCTGACAAGTAGCGGTGGCGTCAGCTTCGATTTTGAAGCCGATACCGATAACAATGGCAGTGGTCAAATTCGCATCGATAATCTTTTAGAGACCCAGGGTGGCAATATTTTGCTGCAGGGCGCAGATGCTGGGGCCGCTCCGGCAATTGACGTACGGGCTCCGTTGCGATCGAACGGGGGCGATATTAGTCTACTTAGCCGTGATTCTGATATTCAGATCACCAGCCTTGATGCCGGTGGCGGGGCTATCTCAATCATTACCCCAGGGCTAATTCGCGTCACAGACACCCCAAGCATCCTCACAACCGGGGGGGCGGAGATCACCCTAGAACATGGCGGCAGCGGCGCAACCCCCTTCACGGTGGGAGACTCAGCTACCAATGGAACCGCTGCAGGCATCTCTAACGGGGCTAACACAGTGCCCTTTCAAGCCTTTTCAGGAACTGTCTCATTTGGCAACATCGAGATCCGCACCGACACCCCCAATAACGACCCTGGTCCGTCTGATATTCCTGACAACTTTGATCCAGATGAGGTTGACTGCTTCGGGGGGTGTGATGATTTTGGGGCAGAACCGGGAGGAGAAGATTTCTCTGGGGGAGGCTTTGAAGAGGATTTTGAGTTTGAGGAGGGCGGCAGGGACGGCTTCCGGGACGAAGAACGGAGTGAAGGTAGAGATAACGGCTTCCGGGACGAGGAATTTGATGACGGTAGAGGAGATGATGACGGTTTCCGCGATGAAGACCGGGGTGACGATGATTTCCGGGACGAGGAACGGGGTGACGATGATTTCCGGGATGAAGAGCGGGACGAGGAGCCAGATGAAGCGCGCGGTGAAGAAGACTTGAGAGATGAGGGCTTTAGAGGCGGCAGAGGCGAAGACTTCGAAGAGATTTCTTACGACGAGTGGGCGTTTGACGACAGGTTTTACGCCGATGAGTTTGTCAACCACTTCAATCTGCCCGTCATTCCTGAACCTGATTTTGAAACCAGTCAAGGGACGCTGCGATCGCTAACAGAAACCGTAGGCACTCCCCCGGCCCTCGTCTATGCCCGATTTCGCCCGGCGGGGTCAGGCACAGTTGCTCGGCAGCCGTTCTTAAAACAGGCTCAGCGGTTTAATCCTCAACCTACCGATGTCTTAGAGCTGGTGCTGGTCACCCCTGACAGTCAGCCCAAGCGCATCACTGTCCCCAGCGCAACCCGAGAAAAAGTCCTTGCGGCTGTCCGCCAGCTCCAAATTGAGTTGACCGATCGCACCCGTCGCCGCCGCACGACCTATTTGCAACCCGCCCAACGCCTTTACAGCTGGCTCGTGACCCCTTTAGAAGACAATTTGGAGACAGAAGCGGTTGGGCATGTCTCTTTCATTATGGCTGCGGGCTTGCGATCTCTACCCCTGGCGGCCCTTCATGATGGCGAGCAATTCATCATCGAAAAATACAGCGTCGGCTTGATGCCCAGCCTGGCCCTGACAGATACCCGCTACAGCGATCTTCGCCAAGCCCCTGTGCTAGCAATGGGGGCCTCTGAATTTACCGATCAGCCCGACCTACCCGCTGTTCCCTTCGAGTTAAGAACGATTGTTGGACAACTCCGCCAAGGGGAACGGAGCCTGAACGAAACCTTTACGCCCCAGACACTTATTTCACTCCGACAGGCTTCTGGCTATCCGGTCTTACATTTAGCGACCCATGGTGAATTTCGCGCTGGCGGGCCGGATAATTCCTACATTCAGTTTTGGAATCAGCGCCTCGGCCTTGATCAGCTACGGCAGCTGCAGCTCAACGATCCGCCCCTTGATCTCTTAGTGATGAGCGCTTGCCGAACGGCCTTGGGAGATACTGCAGCAGAGTTGGGCTTTGCAGGGTTAGCCGTGCAAGCAGGGGTTAAGTCAGCCCTCGCTACCCTGTGGCAGGTGAGTGATTTAGAAACCGCTGGCCTGATGGCAGAGTTTTATACTCAGCTGAATCAGCAACCTTACAAGGCAGAAGCCCTGCGTCAAGCACAATTAGCCATGCTACGGGGTGAAGTCACCGTTGTAGACGGCAAGCTGACGTGGAATGGGGGCTCACAACCTTTGCCTGCAGAACTCACAGACTTGCGCTTTGGCAATATTCAGCATCCTTATTACTGGGCCGCCTTTACCCTCGTGGGCAGCCCTTGGTAA
- a CDS encoding CHAT domain-containing protein gives MAQLGFTAIAGTTALFLTALGTSPAAADGISPANDGTGTQVNRIGNDHAITGGTPSADTQNLFHSFSDFNLLTGETATFLTDPAIKNILSRITGGNPSLIDGLLQVSGSDANLFLINPSGILLGPNSALNLQGSFTAITADQVNFATGTFGTVGTPDYATLVGNPQSFSFTANSPGSVVNAGTLSVFPGESVVLVGGQVLNTGTITTPGGTVIISAVDGNSLVRIAQEGLLLNLEVATLPDNPQATLLPFTPATLPELLTGNAMTEAAGVTVNPDGSITLTSGPLVQTTPGAATVAGMLDVSASQGGQAIIAGSDIALPTGLIDISGTVTGGDLAVYASNTLELGIGVNAAGGGHALFDPPTFTIDAAEATTIVDTLNGGDATVTASETITVAAPIDSSAQTDNNNTLFLVDENADGALTINLDALISLGTAQTLAGDGSTVNVAATGSVQNGVDVAANGATVNLATGNYQEGDTVTLTRDITLNGAGAGSTILIGDTTYHLLEIMGDVTATINTLTLTTGGTEQTGGGIRNFGILTLNDSTLSGNSAVQAGGGIDNAGTLTLNNSTVSGNNAYLGDGGGINNTGTLTITGSIISGNIAASSGGGIASSDGTLSISNSTVSGNRANADSGGGIQVRGNTRLSLANSTVSGNIATRLGGGIALLEAASAIVENSTIANNAAIDNGGGIALNTTLLQGAVAATVRNSTISNNTSETNGGGFFVSESNALSLDQGTVTENTAAIVGSGIFNMLGGQVTLSNTIVSENTGDNIDGAFTDAATNLIGGDALLGPLMNNGGPTQTHALLTGSPAIDAGSGIGPDQRGAPVVNTIRDIGAFEFGSAPPAPPDPPDPPNPPNPPNPSDPPDSPNPPGPSDPADDPTACFIVCGSNNPAENDTDRPTETDRNVDEASDPVSAYEEYLEVEARAFNDFDVLKRAADITGVPPALVYASFVPASGEIVVSEATGLSKSLPEETLAQQQVAEAEKLAGSSQAQNPENSADTVLELVLVTPDDRPRRFVTGATRTEVLQAVRQLQLELTDRTRRRKTDYLQPAQQLYSWLVAPLETALAEEDIGHISFILDQGLRSLPLAALHDGEQFIIENYTVGLMPSLSLTDTRIASIQNASVLAMGAAEFSDQPALPAVPLELATIESLWPGSRYLNETFTPETIVQARQQTPYAVLHLATHGEFANGALDNSYIQFWDQRLGLDQLPQLQLSAPTVELLVLSACRTVLGGENAELGFAGLAVKSGAKSAIAALWRVNDLETAGFMAEFYTQLNQSAYKAQALQQAQLAMLQGDVVIKDGNLVWSGGTQPLPETLSNVELADIRHPYYWSAFTLVGSPW, from the coding sequence ATGGCACAACTCGGTTTCACCGCGATCGCAGGCACCACTGCCCTCTTCCTGACAGCCCTGGGAACATCCCCCGCGGCTGCAGACGGCATCTCCCCCGCCAATGACGGCACCGGCACCCAGGTCAACCGCATCGGTAATGACCATGCCATTACCGGCGGCACCCCTTCAGCCGATACGCAGAATCTCTTCCACAGCTTTTCTGACTTCAATTTGCTCACGGGGGAAACCGCCACCTTCCTCACTGACCCTGCCATCAAAAACATCCTCAGTCGCATCACGGGCGGCAATCCTTCCCTCATTGACGGCCTCCTTCAGGTCAGTGGCTCTGACGCCAATCTGTTTCTTATCAACCCTAGCGGCATTCTCTTGGGCCCTAACTCTGCCCTCAATCTGCAAGGCTCTTTTACCGCCATCACCGCTGACCAGGTTAACTTTGCCACTGGCACCTTCGGCACCGTTGGCACCCCTGACTATGCCACTTTAGTCGGCAACCCCCAGAGCTTTAGCTTCACTGCCAACTCCCCGGGCAGCGTGGTCAATGCCGGCACGTTGAGCGTTTTTCCGGGGGAATCGGTCGTGCTGGTGGGGGGGCAAGTGCTCAACACGGGTACTATCACCACCCCTGGAGGCACAGTCATTATCAGTGCCGTAGACGGCAATAGCTTGGTTCGCATTGCCCAGGAAGGGTTGCTGCTCAACTTAGAAGTGGCTACTCTGCCAGACAATCCTCAGGCAACCCTCCTCCCCTTTACCCCCGCCACGCTACCGGAACTGCTCACGGGGAATGCCATGACCGAAGCTGCTGGGGTCACCGTTAATCCAGACGGTAGCATTACCCTCACCAGCGGCCCTTTAGTGCAAACCACTCCTGGTGCTGCAACTGTAGCAGGCATGCTTGATGTATCCGCTTCCCAAGGAGGGCAGGCAATCATTGCTGGATCAGACATCGCTCTGCCGACAGGTTTAATTGATATTTCCGGTACAGTCACAGGCGGTGACCTAGCTGTCTATGCCAGCAATACTCTGGAACTCGGCATTGGTGTAAATGCGGCCGGGGGCGGTCATGCACTGTTTGATCCACCCACATTTACCATCGATGCTGCAGAAGCAACTACGATTGTGGACACCTTGAATGGCGGCGACGCGACGGTGACCGCCTCTGAGACTATCACCGTTGCCGCCCCTATTGACAGCAGTGCTCAGACAGATAACAACAACACCCTCTTTTTGGTTGATGAAAATGCTGACGGTGCCCTCACCATCAACCTCGACGCCCTCATCTCCTTAGGCACTGCCCAAACCCTGGCAGGAGATGGGAGCACGGTCAACGTGGCAGCAACAGGATCTGTGCAGAATGGGGTAGATGTCGCTGCCAATGGCGCCACCGTTAATCTGGCAACAGGCAACTATCAGGAAGGCGACACCGTCACCTTGACCCGTGACATCACCCTTAACGGAGCTGGGGCAGGCAGCACGATTTTAATTGGCGATACTACATATCACCTGCTAGAAATCATGGGCGACGTAACTGCTACCATCAACACCCTCACCCTGACAACTGGCGGCACTGAACAGACGGGCGGCGGTATCCGCAACTTTGGCATCCTCACTCTTAACGACAGCACCCTCAGTGGCAATAGCGCTGTACAGGCAGGCGGCGGGATTGACAACGCAGGTACCCTCACCCTCAACAACAGCACCGTTAGCGGCAACAACGCCTACTTAGGGGATGGTGGCGGGATTAACAACACAGGCACCCTGACTATCACCGGCAGCATCATCAGCGGGAATATAGCGGCATCTTCGGGGGGTGGCATTGCTAGCAGCGACGGCACCCTCTCGATCAGCAACAGCACCGTGAGTGGCAATCGCGCAAACGCAGATAGCGGCGGCGGTATTCAGGTGCGGGGCAATACCCGCCTCAGCCTGGCCAACAGCACTGTTTCGGGCAACATTGCCACGCGCTTGGGGGGAGGAATTGCTCTGCTAGAAGCTGCCAGCGCGATCGTGGAAAACAGCACGATCGCGAACAATGCCGCCATAGACAATGGGGGCGGCATCGCTCTCAACACCACGCTGCTACAGGGAGCCGTTGCAGCCACCGTTCGCAACAGCACGATTAGCAACAACACCAGCGAAACCAACGGGGGCGGTTTTTTTGTAAGCGAGAGCAATGCTCTGAGCCTTGATCAGGGCACCGTGACAGAAAATACCGCAGCAATAGTCGGTAGCGGGATTTTTAACATGTTGGGGGGGCAGGTAACGCTAAGCAACACCATCGTCTCAGAGAACACTGGCGACAACATCGACGGCGCATTTACGGATGCCGCCACTAACTTGATTGGTGGCGACGCCCTTTTAGGCCCCTTGATGAATAACGGTGGCCCCACCCAAACCCATGCCTTACTGACTGGCAGCCCAGCGATTGATGCAGGTAGTGGCATCGGGCCTGACCAGCGAGGTGCCCCTGTCGTTAACACTATTCGCGATATCGGAGCGTTTGAGTTTGGCAGTGCTCCACCTGCTCCCCCAGATCCACCAGATCCACCGAACCCACCCAATCCGCCGAACCCATCCGATCCGCCGGACTCACCGAATCCCCCAGGCCCCTCAGATCCTGCTGACGATCCTACTGCTTGCTTCATTGTGTGTGGCTCCAACAATCCAGCAGAAAATGACACCGATCGCCCCACTGAAACTGATAGAAACGTTGACGAGGCGTCAGATCCTGTTTCGGCCTATGAGGAGTATCTGGAGGTAGAAGCCCGTGCATTCAACGATTTTGATGTGCTGAAACGGGCAGCAGACATCACGGGCGTGCCCCCAGCGCTGGTGTATGCCAGTTTTGTCCCAGCATCGGGAGAAATCGTGGTTTCTGAAGCGACCGGGCTGAGCAAATCTCTCCCAGAGGAGACACTGGCCCAGCAGCAAGTGGCTGAGGCAGAAAAACTAGCCGGTTCCAGCCAGGCTCAGAACCCTGAGAACTCTGCCGATACCGTATTGGAGTTGGTACTGGTAACGCCTGATGATCGCCCTCGTCGGTTTGTGACTGGGGCAACACGTACTGAGGTCTTGCAGGCAGTGCGGCAACTGCAACTTGAATTAACCGATCGCACCCGTCGCCGCAAAACCGATTATCTGCAACCGGCCCAGCAGCTATATAGCTGGCTGGTTGCCCCGTTGGAAACAGCCTTGGCAGAGGAGGATATCGGGCACATTTCCTTCATCTTGGATCAAGGGTTGCGATCGCTGCCTTTAGCGGCCCTCCACGATGGTGAGCAATTCATCATTGAAAATTACACCGTTGGCCTCATGCCCAGCTTGTCCCTCACCGATACCCGGATCGCCAGCATTCAAAATGCTTCTGTATTAGCGATGGGGGCGGCAGAATTTAGCGATCAGCCCGCCCTGCCTGCGGTGCCATTAGAGTTGGCAACTATCGAAAGTCTGTGGCCTGGATCCCGCTATCTGAACGAAACGTTTACGCCTGAAACCATTGTGCAGGCCCGCCAACAGACACCTTACGCAGTCTTGCACTTGGCAACCCATGGGGAATTTGCCAACGGTGCTCTGGACAATTCTTACATTCAGTTTTGGGATCAGCGTCTTGGCCTCGATCAACTGCCTCAGCTACAGCTCAGCGCACCGACCGTAGAACTCCTCGTACTGAGTGCCTGTCGCACCGTCTTAGGCGGCGAGAACGCTGAGCTAGGGTTTGCCGGGCTAGCGGTGAAATCAGGGGCGAAAAGTGCGATCGCAGCGCTTTGGCGCGTCAATGATTTAGAAACGGCTGGTTTCATGGCAGAGTTCTACACCCAGTTGAATCAAAGCGCCTACAAAGCCCAGGCTTTACAGCAAGCGCAACTGGCTATGCTACAAGGCGATGTCGTCATCAAAGACGGCAACCTAGTCTGGAGCGGAGGCACTCAGCCCTTACCCGAGACCTTAAGCAACGTTGAGTTGGCAGATATCCGCCACCCCTACTACTGGTCTGCATTTACCCTAGTGGGCAGCCCTTGGTAA